The proteins below are encoded in one region of Sphingobacterium sp. R2:
- a CDS encoding TIGR00730 family Rossman fold protein, translating to MNKVKSIVVFCASSLGNSAIYEVQASHVGQVLAKSGIRLVYGGGRVGLMGAVANGALAQEGEVIGVIPDFLNSKEREHTGVTKLITVDTMHDRKRIMNDYADGVIALPGGFGTLEELFEMITWGQLGLHKKPVGLLNINGFYNHLIQFVDHMVEEGLLKSENRAMLLVADTIEELIEKMQKYEAPMVQKWIERDEV from the coding sequence ATGAATAAAGTTAAAAGTATTGTAGTTTTTTGTGCTTCCAGTTTAGGTAATTCGGCAATTTATGAAGTACAGGCTTCCCATGTTGGTCAGGTTTTGGCTAAATCTGGTATTCGTTTAGTTTATGGTGGTGGACGCGTTGGCTTAATGGGTGCTGTTGCGAATGGAGCTCTCGCTCAGGAGGGGGAGGTAATCGGAGTTATTCCTGACTTTTTAAATTCGAAAGAAAGAGAACATACGGGAGTAACAAAACTGATTACTGTAGATACCATGCACGACCGTAAACGCATTATGAATGATTATGCGGATGGGGTTATTGCTCTGCCAGGAGGTTTTGGTACGTTGGAAGAGCTTTTTGAAATGATAACGTGGGGGCAGTTGGGTTTACATAAAAAACCCGTTGGTTTGTTAAATATTAATGGATTTTATAATCATTTAATTCAATTTGTGGATCACATGGTAGAAGAGGGGCTTCTGAAATCGGAAAATAGAGCCATGCTATTGGTTGCTGATACGATTGAGGAGCTGATTGAAAAGATGCAAAAGTACGAGGCACCAATGGTACAGAAGTGGATTGAGAGAGATGAAGTTTAG
- a CDS encoding (Fe-S)-binding protein: MDNELKVPTVAELLAKGETPDILFWVGCAGSFDERAQKITRDICKILAHVGLKYAILGTEETCTGDPAKRSGNEFLFQMQAMMNIEVLNGYEIKKIVTACPHCFNTLKNEYPSLGGNYEVIHHTQLIQNLIDDGKLKPADNNVFKGKKITYHDPCYLGRANEVYEAPRKVLESLDAQLIELKRCKSNGLCCGAGGGQMFKEPEPGLKDINIERIEEVIDARPDVLAAACPFCMTMLKDGVKIKEKESAIEVLDIAEITARANHL, from the coding sequence ATGGACAATGAATTAAAAGTTCCGACAGTCGCTGAACTGTTGGCTAAAGGAGAAACTCCGGATATACTATTTTGGGTTGGCTGTGCTGGCAGTTTTGATGAACGTGCACAAAAAATTACACGCGATATCTGCAAAATATTAGCACATGTTGGTTTAAAATATGCCATTTTAGGTACAGAAGAAACGTGTACCGGAGATCCGGCTAAAAGAAGTGGAAACGAATTTCTATTTCAAATGCAGGCCATGATGAACATCGAAGTACTAAATGGTTATGAAATTAAGAAAATAGTTACTGCCTGTCCCCACTGTTTCAATACATTGAAGAATGAATATCCGTCGCTAGGTGGAAACTATGAGGTCATTCATCATACACAATTGATCCAAAATCTGATCGATGATGGAAAGTTGAAACCAGCTGACAACAATGTATTCAAAGGAAAAAAAATAACCTACCATGACCCGTGCTACCTTGGCCGTGCAAATGAAGTGTATGAAGCACCAAGAAAGGTATTGGAAAGCCTAGATGCCCAGTTGATTGAACTAAAGCGCTGTAAGAGCAACGGGCTCTGTTGTGGAGCAGGGGGCGGTCAGATGTTTAAAGAACCAGAACCAGGTTTAAAAGACATTAATATAGAACGTATTGAAGAAGTCATTGATGCACGGCCTGATGTTCTTGCGGCAGCATGTCCTTTTTGTATGACGATGTTAAAAGATGGCGTAAAGATCAAAGAAAAAGAATCAGCGATTGAAGTGTTAGATATAGCAGAAATTACCGCGCGGGCAAACCACTTGTAA
- a CDS encoding (Fe-S)-binding protein has translation MIGQLIFAVCFAVALFFFSKNAQEIYRNIKLGRPADRSDKAAERWKMMLLVAFGQKKMFKRIFPAVLHLFVYLGFVIINIEMLEIIIDGLFGTHRIFSFLGSFYNFLIGAFEWLALSVLLSCIIFLIRRNIAKVARLNSLELKNWPKTDANIILITEILLMSAFLLMNASDLKLQLYGYAHFTSVGSFPISHYLLPYLPASTDTLFLIERFCWWFHILGVLAFLNYLPYSKHLHIILAFPNTYFSNLNAKGKLSNMPAVTNEVKAMLDPSFTPPSTDANARFGAKDVQDLTWKNLLDAYTCTECGRCTSSCPANMTGKLLSPRKIMMDTRDRLTEVGANIKTNGSFQDDGKSLIDTYISREELWACTSCNACVEQCPVNINPLEIIIELRRFAIMEESQAPSSINNMFGNIENNGAPWKYAQMDRANWTQQK, from the coding sequence ATGATAGGTCAACTGATATTTGCAGTTTGTTTCGCTGTAGCATTATTCTTTTTTAGCAAAAATGCTCAAGAGATTTATCGGAACATCAAGCTGGGGCGTCCAGCGGATCGTTCGGATAAAGCGGCGGAGCGTTGGAAGATGATGCTGCTTGTTGCCTTTGGACAAAAAAAAATGTTTAAGCGAATTTTTCCTGCAGTCTTGCATTTATTCGTATACCTCGGTTTTGTTATCATCAACATTGAAATGTTGGAAATTATTATAGACGGACTATTCGGCACACATCGTATCTTTTCATTTTTAGGAAGCTTTTATAATTTTTTAATCGGAGCATTCGAATGGCTCGCGCTGAGCGTGCTGCTATCGTGTATCATTTTCTTAATCAGGAGAAATATCGCTAAAGTAGCTCGTCTAAATAGCCTGGAATTGAAAAATTGGCCCAAGACGGATGCAAATATTATTTTAATCACAGAGATTCTTTTAATGTCGGCTTTTTTACTCATGAACGCTTCTGATCTTAAATTGCAGCTCTATGGCTATGCACATTTTACCTCTGTAGGTTCGTTTCCAATAAGCCATTATCTTCTTCCCTACCTTCCAGCTTCAACAGATACATTATTTTTGATAGAACGGTTTTGCTGGTGGTTTCATATTCTAGGCGTACTCGCCTTCTTAAATTACCTACCCTATTCTAAACACCTACATATTATTCTGGCTTTTCCAAACACTTATTTTTCGAATCTGAATGCCAAAGGCAAGCTATCAAATATGCCTGCTGTCACCAATGAGGTAAAAGCGATGCTTGATCCTAGTTTCACTCCGCCTTCCACAGATGCAAATGCACGTTTTGGAGCCAAAGATGTACAGGATTTAACCTGGAAGAATTTATTGGATGCGTATACCTGTACGGAATGTGGACGTTGTACATCTTCTTGTCCTGCAAATATGACAGGAAAGCTGCTATCGCCACGAAAAATAATGATGGATACACGGGATCGACTAACCGAAGTAGGCGCCAATATTAAAACAAACGGGAGCTTTCAAGATGACGGGAAATCTTTAATTGATACGTATATCAGCCGGGAAGAATTATGGGCCTGTACGAGCTGTAATGCATGCGTAGAACAGTGCCCCGTCAATATTAATCCCCTTGAAATTATTATTGAACTTCGTCGCTTTGCTATTATGGAAGAATCACAAGCTCCTTCGAGTATTAATAATATGTTTGGAAATATTGAGAACAACGGCGCGCCGTGGAAATATGCACAAATGGATCGCGCTAATTGGACTCAACAAAAATAG
- a CDS encoding TetR/AcrR family transcriptional regulator, protein MKKKVIEDNPKKERKVTSGPIRDKERTKARMIAAVGKVIQKKGYHALNGPNIALECGLNKALIWNYFGGLDQLVEAYMAQKDFWQLGDKGVLEQMISNPSSINISSLEELLQSQFNTFLKDKTKQKVIHWGLGEKTKALKNIAEKREMLGEELFKHIDARFENSENDLRATFAILVSSIYYMSLQAKSTGSTFFGIDINTEAGKQRIEKTIRKILEQTFTDVQR, encoded by the coding sequence ATGAAAAAAAAAGTAATTGAGGATAATCCTAAAAAAGAAAGAAAGGTGACTTCCGGTCCTATTCGTGACAAGGAACGCACTAAGGCTCGAATGATCGCAGCTGTCGGAAAGGTAATTCAGAAAAAAGGATATCACGCGTTGAATGGTCCTAATATTGCTTTGGAATGTGGGCTGAACAAAGCATTAATATGGAATTATTTTGGTGGTCTTGATCAGCTAGTGGAGGCTTATATGGCGCAAAAAGACTTTTGGCAATTAGGAGACAAGGGAGTCTTAGAGCAAATGATCTCGAACCCGAGCTCCATCAATATCTCCTCGCTAGAAGAACTACTTCAATCTCAGTTTAACACCTTTTTAAAAGATAAAACGAAACAAAAAGTCATTCATTGGGGATTAGGCGAGAAGACAAAAGCGTTAAAAAACATCGCTGAAAAAAGAGAAATGCTTGGCGAAGAATTGTTTAAACACATAGACGCTAGGTTCGAAAATTCGGAAAACGACCTTCGAGCGACATTTGCTATTCTGGTGAGTTCCATTTACTATATGAGCCTACAGGCGAAATCTACGGGAAGTACTTTTTTTGGTATCGATATCAATACCGAAGCAGGAAAACAACGCATTGAAAAAACCATACGCAAAATTTTAGAGCAAACCTTCACTGATGTCCAGCGATAG
- a CDS encoding OmpH family outer membrane protein, whose product MKNLLKGAVALVAVFFSTQFANAQQKIGHINFAEIIQSTSEFKAAEGQLKTLSDGKTKEIQDMVTIYQTKQKDANDKLRNRSEANKDTVDPEINKIGQELQDIQARIQTAQQAAQEDLNKKEEELIAPIHRKVGEAVNAVSKEKGMAYVFDISSTNIPYFQGGEDLTAAVKTKLGISATAAPAAAPARK is encoded by the coding sequence ATGAAAAATTTATTAAAGGGTGCGGTTGCTTTAGTGGCAGTATTTTTCTCAACTCAATTTGCAAATGCGCAACAAAAGATTGGTCATATCAACTTTGCAGAAATAATTCAATCTACATCTGAATTTAAAGCAGCTGAAGGGCAATTGAAAACATTGAGTGATGGTAAAACCAAAGAAATTCAAGATATGGTTACCATTTATCAAACAAAACAAAAAGATGCAAACGATAAATTGCGTAATAGAAGTGAAGCAAATAAAGATACAGTTGATCCAGAAATCAACAAGATAGGTCAAGAATTGCAAGATATTCAAGCTCGTATTCAAACAGCTCAACAAGCTGCTCAGGAAGACTTAAATAAAAAAGAAGAAGAATTAATTGCTCCAATCCATAGAAAAGTTGGCGAAGCTGTAAATGCTGTTTCTAAAGAAAAAGGTATGGCTTATGTATTTGATATTTCAAGTACAAATATCCCTTACTTCCAAGGTGGAGAAGATTTAACTGCTGCTGTAAAAACTAAATTAGGTATTTCAGCAACGGCAGCTCCTGCTGCTGCTCCAGCAAGAAAATAA
- a CDS encoding OmpH family outer membrane protein: MKKLLLVIAFVVVSATATFAQQIAYADSEYILKHIPEYTTAQKQLDDLSKQWQEEVDQKYAEIEKLYQAYQKDQVLLNEDMRRRREDEIVTREKEVKDYQKQKFGFEGDLFKRRAQLMKPIQDRVAKAIQEVATAQGVDFIMDKGNESTFLYANPKLNKSNDVITKLGYKPNPSLAN, from the coding sequence ATGAAAAAACTATTGTTAGTTATAGCTTTTGTAGTCGTTAGTGCTACAGCGACATTTGCTCAACAAATTGCATATGCTGATTCAGAATATATCTTAAAACATATTCCTGAATATACAACTGCGCAAAAGCAGCTGGATGATCTGTCTAAACAATGGCAAGAAGAAGTTGATCAGAAGTATGCGGAAATCGAAAAGCTCTATCAGGCATACCAGAAAGATCAAGTTTTACTCAATGAAGACATGCGCCGCCGTCGTGAGGATGAAATCGTAACAAGAGAAAAAGAAGTAAAAGACTATCAAAAACAAAAATTTGGATTTGAAGGCGACCTCTTTAAAAGAAGGGCACAGTTAATGAAGCCTATTCAAGATCGTGTAGCAAAAGCTATCCAAGAAGTTGCTACTGCACAGGGTGTAGATTTTATTATGGATAAAGGTAATGAGTCAACTTTTCTTTATGCTAATCCAAAATTGAATAAAAGTAATGATGTCATTACAAAATTAGGGTATAAACCGAATCCTAGTCTTGCAAACTAG
- the bamA gene encoding outer membrane protein assembly factor BamA, whose amino-acid sequence MKRILPVILFFGLSSMQLVYGQDKGAFNLNDPEKISYLNPKNYVISAIDITGTQFLDKNVLITISKLSVGQYLEVPSEATAKVVKDMMAQGLFDDVELWADKIEGENIFLTIRVVERPRLTRIDINGLSKSQTEEVRKRLNSNTGKIVNENLMNTTRATIQRFLKEKAYLYPEITLKTVKDSAQANNEILIADVDKKHKVRVKKMTFTGNEHFSQKELRKMAKPIKQKMWYRIFGPGKFKEEKYKEGKENLIKKMADKGYRDATILKDTVIREGEKNVLVNFDIYEGPKYYVGNIVWTGNAKYSDTLLNKILGIKRGDVFSEEKLTAKLMGPTKNSDDISSIYMNDGYLTFSVDPEQTRIYNDTIDLNLRVYEGAQYTINNVIVKGNDVTNDRVVLRSIYTKPGQKFSKEQIMRSVREIAQLGNFDEQKTNPVPTNLNYAEGTVDIVYNVTEKPSDQVELSGGYGAGQIIGTLGLTFNNFSTSNFFDKSSWKPLPRGDGQKLSVRGQTSGKRYQSYSFSFSEPWLGGKKPIYFGLSAYTSSSSYGGFNYYTGEQIVKDSELNRIWMTGVTATLGKRLQWPDNWFQANTSLSFQRYKLQNYGNYFLFDNGTAYNINLTQEFSRNSIDAPIYPTSGSNIKFSVQLTPPYSLFNNIDYKNGSAQERYRWTEYHKWKFDSQWYAKIVGKLVFKAQAQFGFLGKYSSKTEISTFERFKVGGDGMQGFDYLQGSEIVALRGYANGVIIPEGTQNVNVARNSGSPIYTKYQMELRHPVMLNDQATVYVLAFAEAANTWNKFTEYNPFKVRRSAGVGARIFLPIFGMLGIDYGHAFDPIPGLPSSTWKQNFTFSIMQNMGGF is encoded by the coding sequence ATGAAGCGTATACTACCCGTAATACTATTTTTTGGTCTCTCATCAATGCAGCTCGTCTACGGACAGGACAAAGGTGCTTTCAATTTAAATGACCCAGAAAAAATCAGCTATCTCAATCCCAAAAACTATGTAATTAGTGCAATTGATATAACTGGAACACAATTTTTAGATAAAAATGTATTAATTACCATATCTAAATTGTCGGTCGGTCAATATTTGGAAGTTCCAAGTGAGGCAACTGCAAAAGTAGTGAAGGATATGATGGCTCAAGGCCTCTTTGATGATGTCGAATTATGGGCAGATAAAATTGAAGGTGAAAATATATTTTTAACCATTCGTGTAGTAGAACGTCCCCGTTTAACTCGAATTGACATCAATGGCTTAAGTAAAAGTCAAACCGAAGAAGTACGCAAACGTTTAAATAGCAACACAGGTAAAATCGTCAATGAAAATTTGATGAATACTACACGTGCTACTATTCAGCGTTTTCTAAAAGAAAAAGCTTATTTATATCCGGAGATTACGTTAAAGACGGTAAAAGACTCTGCACAGGCTAATAATGAAATACTTATTGCCGATGTAGATAAAAAACATAAGGTTAGAGTCAAAAAAATGACTTTTACGGGAAATGAGCATTTTTCCCAAAAAGAGTTGAGAAAAATGGCCAAACCTATCAAACAAAAAATGTGGTACCGTATTTTTGGCCCAGGAAAATTCAAGGAAGAGAAATACAAAGAAGGTAAAGAAAACCTCATCAAAAAAATGGCTGACAAAGGATATCGTGATGCGACTATCCTTAAAGATACTGTTATTCGAGAGGGTGAGAAAAATGTGTTAGTTAATTTTGACATCTATGAAGGTCCTAAATATTATGTAGGTAATATTGTCTGGACAGGTAACGCAAAATATTCTGACACTTTACTTAACAAAATTTTAGGAATCAAACGTGGCGATGTCTTTTCAGAAGAAAAATTAACCGCAAAATTGATGGGGCCCACAAAAAATAGTGATGACATCTCTTCCATCTATATGAACGATGGATATCTTACTTTTTCGGTAGACCCTGAACAAACCCGTATTTACAACGACACCATCGATTTGAATTTACGCGTATATGAGGGGGCTCAATATACAATCAACAATGTTATTGTCAAAGGTAATGATGTTACCAATGACCGTGTTGTATTACGGTCAATTTACACAAAACCAGGTCAAAAGTTCTCAAAAGAACAAATTATGCGAAGTGTGCGTGAAATTGCGCAGCTGGGAAATTTTGATGAACAGAAAACCAACCCGGTACCCACCAATTTAAATTATGCAGAAGGTACAGTGGACATCGTGTATAACGTAACAGAAAAACCTTCGGATCAGGTCGAACTTTCTGGTGGTTATGGTGCAGGTCAGATTATCGGAACCTTAGGATTAACATTCAATAACTTCTCTACCAGCAATTTCTTTGACAAAAGTTCATGGAAACCCTTGCCACGTGGGGATGGGCAGAAATTGAGTGTCCGTGGGCAAACTTCGGGTAAACGCTATCAATCGTATAGCTTCTCGTTCTCAGAGCCGTGGCTAGGTGGAAAAAAACCAATTTATTTTGGCTTGAGTGCCTATACGTCGAGCTCATCTTATGGAGGATTTAACTATTATACTGGAGAACAAATTGTTAAAGATTCAGAGTTAAACCGGATCTGGATGACGGGTGTTACGGCTACTTTAGGTAAACGCTTGCAATGGCCAGACAACTGGTTCCAGGCAAATACTTCTTTGTCATTCCAGCGCTATAAGCTACAAAACTATGGAAATTATTTCCTGTTTGATAATGGTACAGCCTATAATATCAACTTGACACAAGAATTTAGCCGTAATTCGATCGATGCTCCTATCTATCCTACTTCGGGCTCTAATATCAAATTTTCTGTACAATTGACCCCTCCATATTCATTGTTCAATAACATTGACTATAAAAATGGTTCCGCGCAAGAACGCTACCGTTGGACTGAGTATCACAAATGGAAATTTGATTCGCAGTGGTATGCAAAAATTGTTGGTAAACTTGTTTTCAAAGCGCAAGCTCAATTTGGTTTCTTAGGTAAATATTCGAGCAAAACTGAAATATCAACGTTCGAGCGTTTTAAAGTCGGGGGCGATGGTATGCAAGGGTTTGATTACTTACAAGGTTCGGAAATTGTTGCACTACGTGGTTATGCAAATGGTGTAATCATTCCTGAAGGGACACAGAATGTGAATGTAGCGCGAAATTCAGGTAGCCCAATTTACACAAAATATCAAATGGAGTTGCGTCATCCGGTTATGTTAAATGACCAGGCAACTGTTTACGTCTTGGCATTTGCTGAAGCCGCAAATACCTGGAACAAGTTTACCGAATACAATCCATTTAAAGTTCGCCGCTCTGCAGGTGTAGGTGCCCGTATCTTCTTACCTATCTTTGGTATGTTGGGAATAGACTATGGACATGCATTCGACCCTATCCCTGGTTTGCCGAGCAGTACATGGAAACAAAACTTTACATTCAGTATCATGCAAAATATGGGCGGTTTCTAG
- a CDS encoding isoprenyl transferase yields the protein MSFLDQIDNIKLPQHIAIIMDGNGRWAKQKGKLRVFGHQNGVKAVREALEGCVKANIKFLTLYAFSAENWNRPKLEVMALMELLVSSLKKEIKTFQENGVRLNVIGDISKLPLHAQKKLQETIVATKENKHCTLTLALSYSSRQEILDATRNLAQQVKDGLLTIDEIDDESFASNLYTQNLPDPDLLIRTSGELRISNFLLWQIAYSELCFLDKMWPEFTKEDLYKSIVDYQQRERRFGKTSEQL from the coding sequence ATGAGTTTTTTAGATCAGATAGATAATATTAAGTTGCCACAGCATATCGCCATCATCATGGATGGAAATGGACGCTGGGCAAAACAGAAAGGAAAACTTCGTGTTTTTGGGCACCAAAATGGTGTAAAAGCAGTGAGAGAAGCTTTAGAAGGATGTGTAAAAGCCAATATTAAATTTCTGACACTTTACGCATTTTCTGCAGAAAACTGGAATAGACCTAAACTAGAAGTCATGGCGCTAATGGAGCTATTGGTTTCTTCACTCAAAAAAGAAATTAAAACTTTTCAGGAAAATGGCGTTCGCTTGAATGTCATTGGCGACATTAGCAAACTACCTTTACATGCACAAAAAAAGCTTCAAGAGACCATAGTAGCGACGAAAGAAAATAAACACTGTACGTTGACGTTAGCATTGAGCTACAGTTCCCGCCAAGAAATCCTAGATGCTACTCGAAATCTAGCACAACAAGTAAAAGATGGACTACTCACTATAGATGAAATTGACGATGAGTCATTTGCTTCAAACCTCTATACGCAAAACCTTCCAGACCCTGATCTGCTCATACGTACAAGTGGAGAATTGAGAATAAGCAACTTTCTACTTTGGCAAATTGCTTACTCAGAACTATGCTTCTTAGATAAGATGTGGCCTGAGTTTACTAAAGAGGATTTGTACAAATCAATAGTAGACTACCAACAGCGCGAAAGAAGGTTTGGAAAAACAAGTGAGCAGTTATAA
- a CDS encoding NAD kinase, which translates to MRIAIYGREFQPSVITHVKHLFEYLVDKNIEIWVYEPFHKFLITQFECDFNFLTYNTYQEIKGCIHIMLSLGGDGTMLSAVSLIKDSGIPIAGMNFGRLGFLASINKNDFEDSLDDILNQRYSIQKRVLLSVESEQTNLFQGNHYALNDITVFRYDSSAMITVNARINGEWLNSYWADGLIIATPTGSTAYSLSCGGPIIMPESGNFVITPISPHNLNVRPIVISNQFTLELEIESRSNQYILSCDSKNESIDTSIKLTIKQAPFTINLIRLPHESFFSTLREKLLWGIDVRNY; encoded by the coding sequence ATGAGAATCGCAATATATGGAAGAGAGTTTCAACCCTCTGTTATAACACATGTGAAACACTTGTTTGAATATCTTGTAGATAAAAATATTGAAATTTGGGTGTATGAACCATTCCATAAATTTCTCATCACACAGTTTGAATGTGATTTTAATTTCTTAACATACAATACGTACCAGGAAATTAAAGGTTGTATCCACATTATGCTGAGTTTGGGTGGGGATGGAACAATGTTGTCTGCCGTTTCACTAATAAAAGATTCTGGAATTCCAATCGCTGGAATGAATTTTGGTCGACTTGGTTTCCTAGCCTCAATCAATAAAAATGATTTTGAAGACTCTTTGGATGACATTCTTAACCAGCGTTATAGCATACAAAAGCGTGTATTGCTTTCTGTCGAATCCGAGCAGACAAATTTGTTCCAAGGTAATCACTACGCTCTGAACGATATTACGGTATTTCGTTACGATAGCTCGGCTATGATTACCGTAAACGCCCGCATCAATGGCGAATGGCTTAATTCATATTGGGCTGATGGACTAATTATCGCTACACCTACCGGTTCCACGGCATACTCGCTGAGTTGTGGCGGACCTATTATTATGCCCGAAAGTGGTAATTTCGTGATAACCCCTATTTCACCTCACAATCTTAATGTTAGACCGATTGTCATTTCCAATCAGTTTACCCTGGAGTTAGAAATAGAAAGCCGGAGCAACCAATACATTCTAAGCTGTGATTCGAAAAATGAATCTATTGATACATCCATAAAATTAACGATTAAACAGGCTCCATTTACGATTAATCTCATTAGACTTCCCCATGAGAGCTTTTTCAGCACATTGCGAGAGAAATTACTTTGGGGGATTGATGTCAGGAACTATTAA
- a CDS encoding CBS domain-containing protein — protein sequence MLISQFLSNADFSIQNADSIQQALEKLQDMLCKELIVLNGDEYIGLVNETILLEAEDEEALLSSIPINTVPIPLKFNQHPYDALVMMTVYNSTIVPILDQDNKYIGVCTQLDVLKAISLIQSQNESGAIIVLAIGLHDFSLSQIAHLVESDNCRILNCATKINLDTDNIEVTLKIDKSNIGALLNSFLRHNYIILETHNTIASFDDTADRYQQLMNYINI from the coding sequence ATGCTAATAAGTCAATTTCTTTCAAACGCAGATTTCAGCATTCAAAATGCTGATTCAATACAACAGGCGCTCGAAAAGCTCCAAGATATGCTTTGTAAAGAATTAATTGTTTTAAATGGTGACGAATATATTGGCTTGGTCAATGAAACCATTTTATTGGAAGCCGAAGACGAGGAAGCATTGCTTTCTTCCATCCCCATAAATACAGTTCCAATACCGTTAAAGTTTAATCAACATCCTTATGATGCCCTGGTGATGATGACTGTGTACAATAGTACAATTGTTCCTATTTTGGACCAGGACAACAAATATATTGGAGTCTGTACGCAGTTAGATGTCTTAAAAGCAATCAGTTTGATTCAATCACAGAATGAATCGGGCGCAATTATTGTCTTAGCCATCGGACTACATGATTTTTCATTGTCTCAAATTGCGCATCTCGTGGAAAGTGATAATTGCAGAATTCTCAATTGTGCTACCAAAATAAATTTGGACACCGATAATATTGAAGTTACACTAAAAATAGACAAATCAAATATTGGTGCTTTGCTCAATTCATTTTTGCGACACAACTACATAATTTTGGAAACTCACAATACGATAGCATCCTTCGATGACACTGCCGACCGCTATCAACAGCTCATGAATTACATCAACATATAA
- a CDS encoding 1-acyl-sn-glycerol-3-phosphate acyltransferase, with product MTTSENKKFIDIREVIHKKNAGLAKWIPSFLMNYLKRTIHEDEINDIMTRFADLQGLDFVDALINDLDVKVNLYGAENIPASDPVIFASNHPLGGLDGIAFMHAIGKHRRDVKFLVNDILLNIGNLRPLFVGVNKLGGQGKQAITAIEEAYGADDALLVFPAGLVSRKQKDGHIEDLEWKKSFISKAKKYKKDVIPVLIDGKNSKFFYNFARLRQKIGLKVNIEMLYLPDEMFAQRGHTVNIIVGERIPYTAFDQSKNEKTWAEEVKRRVYGLAQEK from the coding sequence ATGACCACAAGCGAGAATAAAAAATTTATTGATATACGTGAAGTTATTCACAAAAAGAACGCGGGGCTTGCTAAATGGATTCCGTCTTTTTTAATGAATTATTTAAAAAGGACAATTCATGAAGATGAGATAAATGATATTATGACACGCTTTGCAGACCTTCAGGGATTGGATTTTGTTGATGCTCTGATCAATGATCTGGATGTAAAGGTCAATTTGTACGGTGCGGAAAATATTCCAGCATCGGATCCTGTAATTTTTGCATCCAATCATCCTTTGGGCGGATTGGACGGTATCGCATTTATGCATGCTATTGGTAAGCACCGGCGTGACGTCAAATTTTTAGTGAATGATATTCTATTAAATATAGGCAATTTGAGACCCCTCTTTGTGGGTGTAAACAAGCTCGGAGGGCAAGGAAAACAGGCTATTACAGCGATTGAAGAAGCTTATGGTGCCGATGACGCGCTATTGGTATTTCCAGCTGGTTTGGTTTCCAGAAAACAAAAAGATGGCCATATTGAGGATCTTGAATGGAAGAAAAGTTTCATCAGTAAGGCAAAAAAATATAAAAAAGATGTCATTCCAGTGTTAATCGACGGTAAAAACTCTAAGTTTTTTTATAATTTTGCAAGGCTTAGACAGAAAATAGGTCTTAAGGTAAACATTGAAATGTTATATTTACCTGATGAAATGTTTGCTCAACGTGGGCATACCGTTAATATTATAGTAGGAGAACGAATCCCTTATACAGCGTTTGATCAATCAAAAAACGAAAAAACTTGGGCTGAGGAAGTGAAAAGAAGGGTTTATGGATTGGCTCAAGAAAAATAG